A single region of the Halobacterium wangiae genome encodes:
- a CDS encoding LUD domain-containing protein — MGTDTVDGFAAALSTADVDCTRTTAADFEAVLDDVVDAPAVGTPLGIDGVSLDDTIVELPPTPRLLDEAETGVTRVHAGIVEYGTFVVQADEAGTEPVSLYPRTHVGVVRASDLYEDVRSVASWLGDEFAAGRDSAVLATGASATADMGELVTGVHGPQTVHAVVLTDR; from the coding sequence ATGGGAACGGATACCGTAGACGGCTTCGCGGCCGCGCTCTCCACGGCCGACGTCGACTGCACGCGCACGACGGCCGCCGACTTCGAGGCGGTCCTCGACGACGTGGTCGACGCTCCCGCCGTCGGCACACCGCTGGGCATCGACGGCGTCTCACTCGACGACACGATCGTCGAACTCCCGCCGACGCCGCGACTGCTCGACGAGGCCGAAACCGGCGTCACGCGCGTCCACGCCGGCATCGTCGAGTACGGGACGTTCGTCGTCCAGGCCGACGAGGCCGGCACCGAACCCGTGAGTCTCTACCCGCGTACGCACGTCGGCGTCGTCCGTGCTAGCGACCTCTACGAGGACGTGCGCTCGGTGGCCTCGTGGCTCGGCGACGAGTTCGCGGCGGGCCGGGACTCCGCTGTCCTCGCGACGGGTGCGAGCGCCACGGCGGACATGGGGGAACTCGTCACCGGCGTCCACGGGCCACAGACCGTCCACGCCGTCGTCCTCACCGACCGATGA
- a CDS encoding universal stress protein has protein sequence MTIVAAVDGEQIPDRVAEVGADLASQYGEELVVVHVMAQETYETRADDGSSGDFSFPSGTEYGQSAAETSYSIDQAQRDARGVARDVTEQSVDDLPEAVTYVGRVGEAVQEVLDIADERAPTFLVVGGRKRTPVGKAVFGSATQSFLLNADVPVVTVMTEE, from the coding sequence ATGACCATCGTCGCAGCGGTCGACGGCGAGCAGATTCCAGACAGGGTCGCGGAGGTCGGCGCCGACCTGGCGAGCCAGTACGGGGAAGAACTCGTGGTCGTCCACGTGATGGCACAGGAGACGTACGAGACGCGCGCCGACGACGGGTCGTCGGGCGACTTCAGTTTCCCGTCGGGGACCGAGTACGGCCAGTCCGCCGCCGAGACGTCGTACTCCATCGACCAGGCACAGCGGGACGCCCGGGGCGTCGCACGTGACGTCACCGAGCAGTCCGTCGACGACCTCCCCGAGGCAGTGACGTACGTCGGGCGCGTCGGTGAAGCCGTCCAGGAGGTACTCGACATCGCGGACGAACGGGCCCCCACCTTCCTCGTCGTCGGCGGCCGCAAGCGCACGCCGGTGGGGAAGGCGGTCTTCGGCAGCGCGACCCAGTCCTTCCTCCTCAACGCCGACGTCCCCGTGGTCACTGTGATGACCGAGGAGTGA
- a CDS encoding DUF3237 domain-containing protein, with product MAGTIDEHENEHLTPSLEHVLDLDIEVAEPIVVGETGDGERRIIQITDGTVSGRVDGHVLPGGADYQLFREERPTELVAKYAFETDAGSRVYVENRGIRVTDPADSRRLRDGEAVDPEDVYFRSVPEFETADPDLEWLSESVFVATGVRQPYGVKLAVYRVG from the coding sequence ATGGCCGGGACTATCGACGAACACGAGAACGAACACCTGACACCGTCGCTCGAACACGTCCTCGACCTCGACATCGAAGTGGCCGAACCCATCGTCGTTGGCGAGACGGGGGACGGTGAGCGACGGATCATTCAGATCACCGACGGCACGGTCTCCGGCCGGGTCGACGGCCACGTCCTCCCGGGCGGTGCAGACTACCAGTTGTTCCGGGAAGAGCGACCGACCGAACTGGTGGCGAAGTACGCCTTCGAGACGGACGCGGGCTCCCGAGTGTACGTGGAGAACCGGGGCATCCGCGTCACGGACCCCGCGGACAGCAGGCGACTCCGCGACGGCGAAGCGGTCGACCCCGAGGACGTCTACTTCCGGTCGGTGCCGGAGTTCGAGACGGCCGACCCAGATCTCGAATGGCTCTCGGAGAGCGTCTTCGTCGCGACCGGGGTGCGCCAACCCTACGGCGTGAAACTCGCGGTGTACCGGGTCGGCTGA